ATCTTTTAGACTCATCTATATAAATATTCTTAGTTTCACCGTTAACAGTAAATTCAACATTTTTCATAGATAATCCTCCTTTTTTTAAACATTAGTTGGTAATTAATTCTAAAGCCTTATTCATTGCTTCTTTGAAAATCCCCTTAACAGCTTCACTTTTAAACTCTACTGTAGATCTTCCTTTTAGTCTTTCTTCTACAACCTTTTTGAAATAATCTGAGCCTTCTAATATCGTTTTATCTTCTAACTTTTTATTTATTAAAAACTCTTCAACTTTCTTTTCTCTTAAACAATATTTTCCTAATGCTCCACTTCCAATTCTTATGTTTCTTATTACTTTATTATCATCTACATCAACATATAAGCTAGTGCAAATTCTAGATATAGCTAGAGCTTTTCTAAGTCCTAATTTACTAAATGATAAAACTTGATTTTTTTCTAATTCTTTGAACTTTACTGAGTATAAGATTTCATTAGGCTTAATATCTACTTTTCCTTTATCTAAAAATAGATTTTCTAATGGTACTTCTCTCTCTGAATTTTTACTTTTTATAGTTGCTATTGCTCCTAATGCAAGTAAAGGAGGTACAGTATCTGCAGCTGGCGAACCATTACAAATATTCCCTCCTATAGTTCCTCTATTTCTTATTTGTGGCGATCCCACTGAATGAGCAGCCTCTTTTAATCCTATGATATTATCTCCTAATTTATTAGATTTATA
The nucleotide sequence above comes from Gottschalkia purinilytica. Encoded proteins:
- a CDS encoding FAD binding domain-containing protein produces the protein MNIKKTYKPTNLEDILDLLDRYGEKAKLLAGGTDLVIGLKNNEVFPEVLIDIFDVQELKEVNIKDGYIEMGSAVTFSSIYKSNKLGDNIIGLKEAAHSVGSPQIRNRGTIGGNICNGSPAADTVPPLLALGAIATIKSKNSEREVPLENLFLDKGKVDIKPNEILYSVKFKELEKNQVLSFSKLGLRKALAISRICTSLYVDVDDNKVIRNIRIGSGALGKYCLREKKVEEFLINKKLEDKTILEGSDYFKKVVEERLKGRSTVEFKSEAVKGIFKEAMNKALELITN